The Streptomyces phaeolivaceus genome has a window encoding:
- a CDS encoding oxidoreductase, producing the protein MRGWGPERTVRAAVVMALALGAGTARPGALPCLRLVGARITGRVDLAGAQLDQPLWFEDCWFEEGVDLFGASTQSITVTGCRVPNLEAGSTLIGGRLDLRRSRLDRASASPFHRRDTVLSLINAQVSGAVNLGGAEITAPGAWAVSADGLVAEGGVYCRNGFIAHGEVRLMGAQLTGGLYMNGARLETPGPHGTVLSLDNAVASTVQLSEGFTAHGTVRLRGTRVTDNLTFDGAVLHGAPDGDAPALMAMRLQAADFDLTLARRPSGTVDLRAAQVSYLHENEHSWPETVELDGFVYGSIKAVDADGARREAVGDRADVTRRLAWTARSPGYSPQPYEQLATWYRKAGHDDDGRRVLLARQRHRRRTLAPAARLWGHLLDVTVGYGYRPWLAGIWLLALTLLGTAAFDAGTPTAVKRGEGAPFQPFVYTLDLLIPIGGLGQRTAWYWSDGTLQWLAYTLVALGWILTTAVIAGVTRTLQKN; encoded by the coding sequence GTGCGGGGGTGGGGGCCCGAGCGGACGGTGCGAGCGGCGGTCGTCATGGCGCTGGCCCTCGGCGCGGGCACCGCGAGGCCGGGCGCCCTCCCCTGCCTGCGACTCGTCGGCGCGAGGATCACCGGGCGCGTCGATCTCGCGGGCGCCCAACTCGACCAGCCCCTCTGGTTCGAGGACTGCTGGTTCGAGGAGGGCGTGGACCTCTTCGGCGCGTCCACCCAGTCGATCACGGTCACAGGCTGCCGGGTGCCGAACCTGGAAGCGGGCTCGACCCTGATCGGGGGACGGCTGGATCTACGGCGGTCCCGTCTCGACCGCGCCAGCGCCTCGCCCTTCCACCGCCGCGACACAGTCTTGTCGCTGATCAACGCCCAGGTGAGCGGCGCCGTGAACCTCGGCGGGGCCGAGATCACCGCACCCGGGGCATGGGCGGTGTCCGCCGATGGCCTGGTCGCGGAGGGCGGCGTCTACTGCCGGAACGGTTTCATCGCGCACGGCGAAGTCCGGCTGATGGGGGCCCAGTTGACGGGCGGACTCTATATGAACGGCGCCCGGCTGGAGACCCCCGGCCCGCACGGCACGGTCCTCTCCCTGGACAACGCCGTCGCCTCGACGGTCCAGCTCTCCGAGGGGTTCACCGCGCACGGCACGGTACGGCTGCGCGGCACCCGGGTCACGGACAACCTGACCTTCGACGGGGCCGTCCTGCACGGGGCGCCCGACGGCGACGCCCCCGCCCTGATGGCCATGCGTCTGCAGGCCGCCGACTTCGACCTCACCCTCGCCCGCCGCCCCTCCGGCACCGTCGACCTACGGGCCGCCCAGGTGTCGTACCTCCACGAGAACGAGCACAGCTGGCCGGAGACGGTGGAGCTGGACGGCTTCGTGTACGGCTCCATCAAGGCGGTGGACGCGGACGGCGCCCGCCGCGAGGCCGTCGGCGACCGGGCCGACGTGACCCGCCGCCTGGCCTGGACAGCCCGCAGCCCCGGCTACAGCCCCCAGCCCTACGAGCAGTTGGCGACCTGGTACCGCAAGGCCGGCCATGACGACGACGGCCGCCGCGTCCTCCTCGCCCGCCAACGCCACCGGCGCCGCACACTCGCCCCGGCCGCCCGCCTCTGGGGCCACCTCCTCGATGTGACCGTCGGCTACGGCTACCGCCCCTGGCTGGCCGGAATCTGGCTGCTGGCCCTGACCCTGCTGGGGACGGCGGCCTTCGACGCCGGCACCCCCACCGCGGTGAAGCGGGGCGAGGGCGCGCCCTTCCAGCCGTTCGTCTACACGCTCGACCTGCTCATCCCCATCGGCGGCCTGGGCCAACGCACCGCCTGGTACTGGTCGGACGGCACCCTCCAGTGGCTGGCCTACACCCTGGTGGCCCTCGGCTGGATCCTGACGACGGCCGTCATCGCGGGGGTGACCCGCACCCTGCAGAAGAACTGA
- a CDS encoding MmcQ/YjbR family DNA-binding protein: protein MTPQELRAFCLSFNEAVEDFPFRPEISVFKVLGKMFALSWIDERPLKVNLKCDPEDAIRLRAEQPGLITPGYHMNKRHWNTVTLDADLPEPLLHELIEDSYDLVVAGLPRAERLRLDRA from the coding sequence GTGACCCCACAGGAGTTGCGTGCCTTCTGCCTCTCCTTCAACGAGGCCGTCGAGGACTTCCCCTTCCGCCCCGAGATCTCCGTCTTCAAGGTCCTCGGCAAGATGTTCGCCCTGAGCTGGATCGACGAACGCCCCCTGAAGGTCAACCTCAAGTGCGACCCCGAGGACGCGATCCGGCTCCGCGCCGAGCAGCCGGGCCTGATCACCCCTGGCTATCACATGAACAAACGCCACTGGAACACGGTGACCCTCGACGCCGACCTCCCGGAGCCGTTGCTCCATGAGCTGATCGAGGACTCGTACGACCTGGTCGTGGCGGGTCTGCCCCGGGCGGAGCGGCTCCGGCTCGACCGGGCGTGA
- a CDS encoding P-II family nitrogen regulator, translating to MKLITAIVKPYRLDAVKTALQESGVHGLTVSEASGYGRQRGHTEVYRGAEYQVDLVPKVRIEVIVEDADADAVIETIVKAAHTGKIGDGKVWALPVETVVRVRTGERGPDAL from the coding sequence ATGAAGCTCATCACCGCGATCGTCAAGCCGTACCGCCTCGACGCGGTCAAGACCGCCTTGCAGGAGTCCGGTGTACACGGTCTGACCGTCAGCGAGGCCAGCGGCTACGGCCGGCAGCGCGGCCACACCGAGGTGTACCGGGGTGCCGAGTACCAGGTCGATCTCGTCCCCAAGGTCCGGATCGAGGTCATCGTCGAGGACGCCGACGCGGACGCCGTGATCGAGACGATCGTCAAGGCCGCCCACACCGGCAAGATCGGCGACGGCAAGGTGTGGGCGCTGCCGGTGGAGACGGTCGTACGGGTGCGGACGGGCGAGCGGGGACCCGACGCGCTCTGA
- a CDS encoding cytidine/deoxycytidylate deaminase family protein codes for MTDSSALDPEDRKIVTLARSARARNGVPEGAAVRDETGRTYVAGTVALDSLRLSALRTAVAMAVASGAKSLEAAAVVTDVEAVSDEDRAAVRDLGGPETPVLLAGPDGAVRATVTAG; via the coding sequence ATGACCGACAGCAGCGCGCTCGACCCCGAGGACCGCAAGATCGTCACCCTGGCCCGTTCCGCGCGGGCCCGTAACGGGGTGCCCGAGGGTGCCGCCGTGCGCGACGAGACGGGCCGTACGTATGTGGCCGGGACCGTGGCCCTCGACTCCCTCCGGCTCAGCGCCCTGCGCACCGCCGTGGCCATGGCGGTGGCCTCCGGCGCCAAGTCCCTTGAGGCGGCGGCCGTGGTGACCGACGTGGAGGCCGTCTCCGACGAGGACCGGGCCGCGGTACGGGACCTCGGCGGGCCCGAGACGCCGGTGCTGCTGGCGGGGCCGGACGGGGCGGTACGGGCGACGGTGACGGCGGGCTGA